In the Bacteroidales bacterium genome, CAACATGCCTTCCGAGGCTTCATTTGCTATTAAAAATATTGAAAGCCCTACTTTTCTTCTGAATTTTATTTCTTCAAATTTAAATGTAGGTGTTACAGAAAAACAACGCTTGCTCGAAGTGTCTGATTTTACTGAGCGTGCCAATATTGTGCTTACCCATTTGACTAAGGAAATCCAGATGCTGGAACTGAAAAATCAGATCCAGTCAAAAGTAAAAGTGGACCTTGATAAACAACAGCGCGATTATTTACTGAACCAGCAATTAAAAACAATTCAGGAAGAATTAGGCGGCAATCCTAATGAGCAGCAAATAAATGCTCTTAAAGAAAAAGCAAAGACAAAAAAATGGAAAGCAGAAATTGCTGAAGTATTCGAACGCGAGATGAACAAGTTGCAACGCATGAATCCCGCTGCTGCCGAGTATTCCATTCAAATGAATTATATTGAGGTAATGGTTGAGCTACCCTGGAATGAATTAACACAGGATAATTTCGACTTGAACCGTGCCCAGGAAATTCTTGATGAAGATCATTTTGGGTTGGATAAAGTAAAAGAAAGAATTATAGAACATCTTGCTGTATTGAAATTAAAAGGCGATATGAAGTCGCCAATACTGTGCCTCGTAGGCCCTCCTGGAGTTGGAAAAACTTCGCTCGGCAAATCCATTGCTCGTGCACTTGGACGGAATTATGTAAGAATGTCGCTTGGCGGTATGCGCGATGAAGCTGAAATTCGCGGACATCGCAAAACATATATTGGCGCTATGCCCGGCAGAATAATTCAGAATATTAAAAAAGCCAAATCATCCAATCCTGTTTTTGTTCTTGATGAAATAGATAAGGTAAGCGGGAATAATGTAAATGGCGATCCTTCTTCTGCATTGCTTGAAGTACTCGACCCTGAGCAAAATATTGCTTTCTATGATAATTTTCTTGAAGTGGATTACGATCTTTCCAATGTAATGTTCATTGCAACAGCAAATACATTAAGCACTATACAGCCGGCACTACGCGACCGAATGGAAGTGATCGATATCAGCGGATATATCATTGAAGAAAAACTGGAGATAGCAAAACGCCATCTTTTACCTAAGCAATTAAAAGAACATGGTGTTCAGGAAAACCAGCTGGTATTGAATAAAAAAATACTGGAAAGCATCATCGAAAATTATACACGTGAATCGGGTGTACGTCACCTGGAAAAAAATATTGCTAAAATTATCAGGAATAAAGCCCGTTTCATTGCAATGAATGAGAAATACGATAAGTGTGTTTCAAAAGAAGACTTAGCTAAAATACTTGGTATTCCTGTTTATCAAAAAGAGAAATCTGCTACCGGCGATATTGCAGGAATAGCAACAGGACTGGCATGGACTTCTGTCGGTGGAGAAGTGATATTTGTGGAAGCCAGTATCAGCAAGGGTAAAGGGAACCTTACATTGACCGGTAATTTGGGCGATGTAATGAAAGAATCGGCAACACTTGCATATGAATATTTAAAATCGCATTCCAAAAGTTTAGGTATTGATGAGAATGTTTTTGAAAAATGGAATCTTCATATTCATGTACCTGAAGGTGCAACACCAAAAGATGGTCCTTCGGCAGGGATAACCATGTTCACTGCAATAGCATCAGCATTCACTCAACGAAAAATACGTACCGATGTGGCTATGACCGGTGAAATAACCTTACGCGGACGCGTACTTCCTGTTGGCGGTATCAAAGAAAAAATTCTTGCCGCCAAACGTTCCGGGATAAAAAACTTGATTCTTTCCGAAGAGAACCGTAAAGATATTGAAGACATAAAAGCTGTTTATCTCGAAGGGCTGAACTTTACCTATGTTAAGGAAATGATTGAAGTCATTGATATTGCTTTATGCAAAAGTAAAATCAAAAATGCTATAGTTTTTTTATAAACAATTTCCTTTTCCCTTTCATTTATACTCGTTCTTATCAGGTTTGCAAAGACAAAACTGTTTAGAACGAGTTATACCGTACAGAAAACAAAAAATATTTTTGCAAAACTCTTTTCTGTCGGTATAAAAATAAATTTATCATTAAATTTTATTTTCTCGCAGATTTTCGCAAATTAGAATACGGATACTCGCTGAAAATATTATCATCTGTGATAATCAACGGTATATTGCTGCGTTCGCCATGGCGAACGCAGCAAGTAGATATTTATTTCTAATTAATAAACTAATGGCAATTGGTATGAGTGATAGGTTGAATTTTTTCTTTTCCGATTCAATAAAAATTTTTTCAATTATATTTACATTTGAAAATAAATTAAAAGTTAAATTTTATTTTCTCGCAGATTATAGCAAATTATACTCGTTCTTATCAGGTTTGCAAAGGCAAAACTGTTTAGAACGAGTTATACCGTACAGAAAATAAAAAATATTTTTGCAAAACTCTTTTCTGTCGGTATAAAACGCTGAATCATGCTGAAGAAAATTAGCTTCTGCGATTATTAGTGATATTTATCTGCGTTAATAAGCGAGAAATATTTAAAGTGTTGAAAGAATTTTTTTATGAAGACTAAACTGTTTCTTTTTTTTATCTTTTTGATTTTTATTGTTTCATGTAGCAGAAACACCAATGAGGATAAGGGAAAGACTGTTTTCCATTACAATGAAGCAGCAGGAATAGTTTCGCTCGATCCGGCATTTGCAAAAGACCAGGCATGTATATGGGCATGTAATCAGCTTTATAATGGATTGGTTCAGCTCGACGATAATCTTCAAGTTCTTCCTTGTATTGCTAAATCATGGGAAATTTCACAGGATGGATTGCTTTATACTTTTCATTTACGTAACGATGTTTTCTTTCATGACCATAAACTATTTTTTAATAGCAAAGGAAGAAAAATCATTGCTTCAGATTTTGTATATAGTTTTAACAGAATCATTGATCCCAAATTAGCTTCACCCGGCGCCTGGATATTTAATAATGTAAACGATTCTATGACCGATAAATCTTTTAATTTTAAAGCATTGAATGATTCTACTTTACTCATAGCTTTAAAAAAGCCTTTTCCTCCTTTTCTTGGCTTGCTAAGCATGCAATACTGTTCGGTTGTTCCAAAAGAGATAGTTGAAAATTACGGAAAAGATTTCAGGAAAAATCCTGTCGGCACGGGTCCGTTTAAATTTAAAATGTGGAAAGAAGGAGTGAAACTTGTTCTGGTGAAAAATGAAAATTATTTTGAATACGATGGGGATAAACGTTTGCCTTATCTCGATGCCGTTGCTATTACTTTCATCACTGATAAACAATCGGTATTTCTTGAATTTCTCAAAGGTAATATTGATTTCCTGAATAGCATCGACCCGGCATATAAAGATGAACTCCTTACGCGTTCAGGCAAACTAAATCCCAAATACCGGGCACAGTTTAATATGCTTACTGAACCATACCTGAATACAGAATACCTCGGATTTCTTGTTGATTCGGCTTCTGAAGTTTTTAAAAACAGTCCTCTTTATAATAAAAAAATAAGGCAGGCTATTAATTATGGCTTCGACAGGAAAAAGATGATAAAATATTTACGTAACAATATTGGTACTCCCGGTAATTATGGAATGATACCCGTTGGCATGCCTTCGTTTGATTCGATTGCAATGAAAGGTTATGAATACAATCCCGAAAAAGTCCGTGAACTGCTAAAAGAAGCGGGTTATCCTGGTGGCGATGGCTTAGCTGATATTTCGATAAGCACTACATCAACATACCTCGACTTGTGCGAATACATCCAGCAACAGTTATCCGATTTTGGAATTAAAATAAAAATTGAAGTGAATCCTCCTGCAACATTGCGCGAAATGGTTGCAAATTCAAAACTGCCATTCTTTCGTGGTTCGTGGATTGCCGATTACCCTGATGCAGAAAATTATCTTTCACTTTTTTACAGTAAAAATTATTGTCCGCAAGGTCCTAACTACACGCATTTCAGCAATACAACTTTTGATAAGTTATACGAAAATGCTCAGCGCGAAACCAACGATAGCCTGCGCTATTCATATTATGTTAAGATGAATAAAATTGCAATGGACGAAGCACCGGTTGTAATTTTATATTACGACCAGGTTTTGCGTTTTACACAAAAAAATATTTCTGGATTAACAAGCAATCCAATGAATCTGCTTACGCTGAAACAAGTTAAGAAAATAAAATTTGTATCAAATTAATTTAGAAATAGCGGTCATCCAGAGTAAATCGAAGGATGAACCGCATACAGAATGTTCACGTTTCGTATTCAATATAACATTCTTTAACATAATAGACTTAAATAAAAATTAGTAATAAAACCGATTCTAATAAACATTAAAAATGAAAAATGCTATAGTGATTTTTTTCTTTTCGTTCCTGTTCTTTTCATTCAATATGAAAGCTCAGCAGAAGGAGTGTGTTTTCAGAGATAATGATATGCTTTTTATTTATCATACTTCACAAGGTCGAATTGACGGGAAGTATACGTCGTATTATAAAAATGGAAAAATAAAAGCGGAAGGAAATTTTAAAAATAATTACCGCTACGGAGAATGGACACTTTGGGATACTACAGGAAACATGCTGATAAAAAGGTATTATAAGAATCCTTTTACATTCGATAACCTGGTTTCCGAAAAACAATTTAAAATAACACCTTATGTTTTAAAATATAACAACGACGGTTATCTTGATTATTTCCAGTTAAAAGAAAAGATGATTGTTACTTCAAAGCGTGTATGGCGGTTTATTCCTTCTGAAAATAATTCATTGCTTTTTGAAAAAAATATTCTTCAAAAAATTATCACAACCAACATTAATAAAGACAGCATTACAGCTTATGATACAAAAGATGATGATTTCAACACCCCATTAAAACATTCTGAGATAAATTCAAACTTCGTTAAATTCATAGGTTATAAAATAAAAGAAGATTGGTTTTTCGATAATGAACGTATGGTTTCCGAAATGCGGATAATTGGTATCTGCCCGGTTGCTATAGATACGTTTAAACATGATACCATCGATTTGTACTGGCTTTATTTTCCGAAAATAAGAAGATACCTCGCAATGGAAAAAATTAATGTTGTTGGTGTTCCTCCCGAAATCACAAATTATGATGACCTTTTCTTTTACCGTTATTTCTATAGCAATATTTACAAAGAAGCAAATTTTAAAAACAAAGAAATTTCAGATTATAAAAACGGTGATGATATTAATAAAGAAGCCGAAAGAATAGAAATCAATATTATTGAAATGGAACACGATACCTGGAAAAAACTTGCCGGTATTTGATTTTTCTATCGGTATAATTTTTTTTCATACAACTACTGTTACGATACGGTACACTATATGTTAACATTGTAAAACCTTATTTTTATTGAAATAATTAAGTAATAATCTGTATTTTTTTATTAATTTTGAATTTCGAATTCAGTAACTATGGTAGAACATAAAACAAGACCGAAACACAGAAATGAAGAAA is a window encoding:
- the lon gene encoding endopeptidase La, which gives rise to MKDHSIDFRSFHLPNLIDEDTEFIPLLSSEDEEQMNAEEMPDILPILPLRNTVLFPGVVIPITVSRDKSINLVKETYKGNKVIGVVSQKDVAVEDPKFSDLNTIGTIAKIFKVLQMPDGSSTVILQGKRPFMIKECIQSEPYFKASIIPYNNVSISRKDEKFEALMSSIRDLSVQIIKLSPNMPSEASFAIKNIESPTFLLNFISSNLNVGVTEKQRLLEVSDFTERANIVLTHLTKEIQMLELKNQIQSKVKVDLDKQQRDYLLNQQLKTIQEELGGNPNEQQINALKEKAKTKKWKAEIAEVFEREMNKLQRMNPAAAEYSIQMNYIEVMVELPWNELTQDNFDLNRAQEILDEDHFGLDKVKERIIEHLAVLKLKGDMKSPILCLVGPPGVGKTSLGKSIARALGRNYVRMSLGGMRDEAEIRGHRKTYIGAMPGRIIQNIKKAKSSNPVFVLDEIDKVSGNNVNGDPSSALLEVLDPEQNIAFYDNFLEVDYDLSNVMFIATANTLSTIQPALRDRMEVIDISGYIIEEKLEIAKRHLLPKQLKEHGVQENQLVLNKKILESIIENYTRESGVRHLEKNIAKIIRNKARFIAMNEKYDKCVSKEDLAKILGIPVYQKEKSATGDIAGIATGLAWTSVGGEVIFVEASISKGKGNLTLTGNLGDVMKESATLAYEYLKSHSKSLGIDENVFEKWNLHIHVPEGATPKDGPSAGITMFTAIASAFTQRKIRTDVAMTGEITLRGRVLPVGGIKEKILAAKRSGIKNLILSEENRKDIEDIKAVYLEGLNFTYVKEMIEVIDIALCKSKIKNAIVFL
- a CDS encoding ABC transporter substrate-binding protein; this encodes MKTKLFLFFIFLIFIVSCSRNTNEDKGKTVFHYNEAAGIVSLDPAFAKDQACIWACNQLYNGLVQLDDNLQVLPCIAKSWEISQDGLLYTFHLRNDVFFHDHKLFFNSKGRKIIASDFVYSFNRIIDPKLASPGAWIFNNVNDSMTDKSFNFKALNDSTLLIALKKPFPPFLGLLSMQYCSVVPKEIVENYGKDFRKNPVGTGPFKFKMWKEGVKLVLVKNENYFEYDGDKRLPYLDAVAITFITDKQSVFLEFLKGNIDFLNSIDPAYKDELLTRSGKLNPKYRAQFNMLTEPYLNTEYLGFLVDSASEVFKNSPLYNKKIRQAINYGFDRKKMIKYLRNNIGTPGNYGMIPVGMPSFDSIAMKGYEYNPEKVRELLKEAGYPGGDGLADISISTTSTYLDLCEYIQQQLSDFGIKIKIEVNPPATLREMVANSKLPFFRGSWIADYPDAENYLSLFYSKNYCPQGPNYTHFSNTTFDKLYENAQRETNDSLRYSYYVKMNKIAMDEAPVVILYYDQVLRFTQKNISGLTSNPMNLLTLKQVKKIKFVSN